The following coding sequences are from one Lolium rigidum isolate FL_2022 chromosome 6, APGP_CSIRO_Lrig_0.1, whole genome shotgun sequence window:
- the LOC124659678 gene encoding uncharacterized protein LOC124659678 has protein sequence MTTTTTTTKAKLGELVWEHRLRAAAAVALLAAAVVSVSAIGPRLGAVVSFFWPLLVSTAFFLVAMTVLLRISPPPAAADDSGKDLVDFVAGPHHMDHFLPEACATVEVPPEI, from the coding sequence atgacgacgaccaccaccaccaccaaggcGAAGCTCGGGGAGCTAGTGTGGGAGCACCGGCTGCGGGCGGCGGCCGCGGTGGCGCTGCTGGCGGCCGCCGTGGTGTCGGTGTCCGCCATCGGGCCCCGGCTCGGCGCCGTGGTCTCCTTCTTCTGGCCGCTGCTCGTCTCCACCGCCTTCTTCCTCGTCGCCATGACCGTGCTGCTCCGgatctcgccgccgcccgccgccgccgacgactccGGCAAGGACCtcgtcgacttcgtcgccggcccCCACCACATGGACCACTTCCTCCCGGAGGCCTGCGCCACCGTCGAGGTGCCGCCGGAGATCTAG
- the LOC124666421 gene encoding UDP-arabinopyranose mutase 1-like: MAPLLKDELDIVIPTIRNLDFLEMWRPFFQPYHLIIVQDGDPAKKINVPEGFDYELYNRNDINRILGPRSSCISFKDSACRCFGYMVSKKKYIFTIDDDCFVAKDPSGKDIDALAKHIQNLLCPSTPLFFNTLYDPYADGADFVRGYPFSLREGVPTAVSHGLWLNIPDYDAPTQLVKPRERNGRYVDAVMTIPKGTLFPMCGMNLAFDRDLIGPAMYFGLMGDGQPIGRYDDMWAGWCVKVICDHLGLGVKTGLPYIWHSKASNPFVNLKKEYKGIFWQEDIIPFFQAATLSKDCDTVQKCYLSLSHQVRDKLGKIDPYFAKLADAMVIWIEAWDTLNPKEGAQANGKPKGK; the protein is encoded by the exons ATGGCGCCGCTGCTCAAGGACGAGCTGGACATCGTCATCCCGACGATCCGGAACCTGGACTTCCTTGAGATGTGGCGGCCCTTCTTCCAGCCGTACCACCTCATCATCGTGCAGGACGGCGACCCGGCCAAGAAGATCAACGTGCCCGAGGGCTTCGACTACGAGCTCTACAACCGCAACGACATCAACCGGATCCTCGGGCCCAGGTCTTCCTGCATCTCCTTCAAGGACTCCGCATGCCGCTGCTTCGGCTACATGGTCTCCAAGAAGAAGTACATCTTCACCATCGACGACGACTGCTTC GTGGCCAAGGACCCGTCCGGGAAGGACATCGACGCGCTGGCGAAGCACATCCAGAACCTGCTCTGCCCGTCCACGCCGCTCTTCTTCAACACCCTCTACGATCCCTACGCCGACGGCGCCGACTTCGTGCGCGGCTACCCGTTCAGCCTCCGGGAGGGCGTGCCGACCGCCGTGTCGCACGGCCTCTGGCTCAACATCCCGGACTACGACGCGCCCACGCAGCTGGTCAAGCCGCGGGAGCGCAACGGCAGGTACGTCGACGCCGTCATGACCATCCCCAAGGGCACCCTGTTCCCCATGTGCGGCATGAACCTCGCCTTCGACCGCGACCTCATCGGACCGGCAATGTACTTCGGCCTCATGGGCGACGGCCAGCCCATCGGACGCTACGACGACATGTGGGCGGGATGGTGCGTCAAG GTGATCTGCGACCACCTTGGGCTGGGCGTCAAGACCGGGCTGCCCTACATCTGGCACAGCAAGGCCAGCAACCCGTTCGTGAACCTCAAGAAGGAATACAAGGGCATCTTCTGGCAGGAGGACATCATCCCCTTCTTCCAGGCCGCAACGCTCTCCAAGGACTGTGACACCGTGCAGAAGTGCTACCTATCGCTCTCGCACCAGGTCAGGGACAAGCTCGGCAAGATCGACCCCTACTTCGCCAAGCTCGCAGACGCCATGGTCATCTGGATCGAGGCATGGGACACGCTCAACCCCAAGGAAGGTGCCCAAGCCAACGGCAAGCCCAAAGGGAAGTAA